The segment GATTTTaacatttctatttttttcttattttcattcttacGTCTTATTTTCccagttttatttcaatatttttatttcttgataTTATTAATCAAGAATTTATTAATCTATCAATTCTAACTTTCTGTTTTCTCAACTCCATTTTATTTCCTTGTAGTATTTTATccccacaccccccccccccccctgtattgtatatatttttttcaatttgtatttataattgttactttgaattataaaaaattatttatattgtaaaaaattttgtgtagtatattttcttttgcaggggcggattcaggaattgcggttacgggggcgccactttatgaggcagtgggtccagggcgaagcccccgaaagctcctggattttacagattttatggggcttgaaatatttctcctatttagtcatttgtactattttctatcattctaataaagtgaaattaataaaatgacccaaatattaagggtgttttgtttttttttggaaaaaattaagttctcccaataaagtaattcaagaaatcaaaagattttgtcatttatttctcccaCAGGGGCAAAGCCCGTTTTGACCCGAAACTCATTGTAACCATCTATATTTATGGTTACAATGAGTTTCGGGTCAAaatgggcttagcccctgtgatttctccgggagtgggagaaattattgtttgttttatcgtttagtacattttccgaaacaagataccgcgatttaccttaaatttgaaaattttagggggggggggtgcggggGCGCcgtctaaatccgccactgttttgTATTGTATAAATCATCATTtgtaatacatattttttatttgtattttgtaatgttttatttgtagtaattaatttgtttatttgtattccaataAGAAATCCTTTGTAttggataattttttaaaaatacttatcTAATCATGAAAAATCCAGTCCTGTACAAATCAAGTTTGTTCGATTCGTGGTTAAgctaaaattaattaaaatgttaaaCCCCAGTGCAAGCAACTTGATGCTCGGTAGTTTCCGCTGTTACCGGATGTGTGATGTCACAAATTTGATCAACTGTTAGCTGTGTGATGTCACAAATGTGATCAACTGTCGgctgtgtgatgtcacaattgTGATCAACTGTCAGTCGgctgtgtgatgtcacaattgTGATCAACTGTCGactgtgtgatgtcacaaaTGTGAACAACTATCGgctgtgtgatgtcacaattgTGATCAACTGTCGgctgtgtgatgtcacaattgTGATCAACTGTCGGCTGTGTGATGTCACAAATGTGAACAACTGTCGgctgtgtgatgtcacaattgTGATCAACTGTCGGCTGTGTGATGTCACAAATGTAAACAACTGTCGGCTGTGTGATGTCACAAATGTGAACAACTGTCGgctgtgtgatgtcacaattgTGATCAACTGTCGGCTGTGTGATGTCACAAATGTGATCAACTGTCGGCTGTGTGATGTCACAAATGTGAATAACTGCAGCGGCAGTCTCTGTCGCTTTACACTGCATGCAAGTAAACATGTCATCAGCTGGTGATCACAGTGAAACAAAGAGAGGTAGAAGATTAGATGGAGTGTCCCTCcattaaagaaaaaaacccaaacaaatctTGTACCAAAATGTAAGTGTCTTTATTAGATTCAAGAGAAAATGGTCTGAGGGGCCCTCCTGACACTCTGGTCCGTGAATTTTATTTCCACGATTCCTATTATCCATTAAAATACCAATTGTAAGAGAATTAAACTATTCTTCACCAATCTGTGCTGTGTATTCTGTCTGACTGGGCAATTTCTGCATTGTTAGATAAATCTTCATCATCAAAAGATGTGCAAGGCTCAAATAGCTATTAAGGGAGAGTTCTCTGGTTCAACAGCAACAAATCTTCATCCTCTGGGTCAGATGAATCTTCATTAAAATCTTCATGATTTGTAAAAAATTTccttaacatttttaaaaatcaaaccaATCACCATTTTCTCCTAacacttttatttcatttggcCACGATGCTAATTTCAATGACAAGGCTCCTGGGCACATTTGTTACGTAGCACATTCCCcatggtggtctagaggttagagcgttcgccccggcccgcatgcggaaggccggggttcgaatcccggccgcgacagacttGAGTCGTTAAAGTAAtgagtgacagttccatcgtcaaacgttcggcatcaggtgtgaatgtcacgggtcctgggagatgaccttaaaaacggatgccccgtgtcacagtgggTGCATGTGGCATACACCTACtataaagaaccctcacagcTCCtagatttgaagcccttcaccagtcttggcgATGTTTCccctatgagtgaaaaattctcgagagagacgtaaaacaagatacaatcaatcaatcattcaacaACTGATAAGAAACCTTTTTCTGATTTGACGCTCGTGTGTTTCCGTTAGAAGGAAGAAAATCTACACGGTGTGTCGCGGCAAGCGTTAGCACGTTAAGAAAAACTCTCCCTGCTACGGTCATGAgtgctaagtataggtctaaatttatagcacttcacctacagctggactgcgttcaagatcgtagcggctagcctgAGCCCTGGGCTGCGTTAACGATCGTATAGCGGTTACGTAATGGCTAGATAGGGCTATGAAATTGTACGCACATCTTGGCTAGCCCTACGTAGATATAACGTTATTTCATACAGCGCGTTTAATAGACCTAGCCTATAGCTGCTAGCTAGACTAGGCTATTCCTACATGGGCTGTGTTAAATATCGTAGTGGCGAGATAGTGCTATGAAATTGCACGAACATCTTGACTAGCCCTACGTAGGGATATCATACAGTGCGTTCCCTCGCCACATCTAAATGAGTGATAATGTAAAACAAAGTCCTATTCAGAAAAAGTAGACCAGTTTATCTTGTGTTTGAACATCTGGAAAATCTCGTTTCGCATTCTGCCTTTTCTAATTAGCATAAGTCCTTTTCCTTATTATTGTTAGtagtttattaaggtcttccgtaacaacggaagaccttctactgattgtgctggttaagattattcttattattctctccccccccttttttttcctagacgctaactttgaagcctcatatctcgctcatttctgcatggattttgctcaaattttcagggtttataaactttacagaacaattttaaaatcatgtactacatttcagaaaaccccttctgttcacgagttattcccctttgaatgaaattttgggagctttggtttccagacaaaggctccgagactgtataagcttgagcagaaaatgcattgaaaatgaaaagtaggagcattgtagttgtgcacatcgtttttttgttttttgattacaacgttcgaaatggtggttaACAGGATTtaaaaattaggacgcctaaaggaacaaaaaattacacatattttcctttgtatcttttaaactaaaaatattttgttaagacgtgtagaacaaaagttgtgcaaaatgttaagagctttcttttgagatccctaaaaaggggctgaccccttaaattagggatctggggatcttcaaagttttcgctttataacttaaaacggtaaatatttcgatatggctttggctggaaaagttgttctttaacatcttattgatctcataaacgtgatattttgctcgagtattgtgttatatatgagtaaaaagcttgacccgcaaacaggtaaccgtatcattaggtaggtgaaggggggaaaatatgcgtataacttacatgtaaataaacttgttttaattgataaacatgacttcatgaaatgctaatattcttttaaaataatgttttaacgtgatctatggttcctttaaaaatcatctatcgacaactttcttttttattttttagtagctttaatataaacaatcgttccaaagataaaaagaggaaaaggttatctcttctacgtttgttattaaaacaacgatatatttaattgaagaaacaaaccttcaagcataaaataactcagtcattaactacagGCATCTTACAGACACCGCGGGGTTTGTTTTGGTTTACAATTATGTAACCCCCTCGAGGAACCATCGTgtgtgaaccagggcatgtacacaaagtaaacattgtcgtcctaaatataacacagaatgttatgtttttgatcatattggatttttcgaataattcagtctttccggggatgtatatacttgtttatacgtccctggtcttacgtttgatttgttttaaattcaaaactctagagcattgagtcaggcatcaattttaaaatctgcaatttaatatacagttcgtttctcaatcatgtctaattgaatgtgtgtttaatatcggagattgaacacacaagctttactcaaatttttcgttgtgaaaaagaaaatggatacattttacaaaataacgaattatttctgaacatgttttgaaatcaatagtttataatcatgattaaaccaaatctaaacatgcgtatataatattcagaaacccatggccgaccagtctcatttcaaatgatttgttgttttattgtttaaaaacaatgactttgaataaacattgattcagaactcctggtccaagtgagggcaaaaaaaaaaaaaaaaaaaaaaaaaaaaaaaaataccaggAGGATAAGGTGCTTTGACTCGAAGCATCGAAGTATGGTCTGAAATAAACTAATATTAACTTATGCTCTGTATCTGTGGATGCTATGGGAAAGCTGGATAACCATTTTTGTCGAGGGGAGGGGGGATGATGTTACATATTTCCACACAAGGATGAAAAACATCATCAGTTACAATTTTCAGCATTTTATCGGTCCAAAAACAGGCATTGTAATTCAATGGAAAATCGTCACCGTTATTGCCCATTGCCCCTTACGGAAAAGCAATGTTTTTATGACATCTACAATATAAAACACTACTTTTTATAAAGCCTTCCCAttacagcgaattacaaaagTGTAATATCTGACAATCTAACAAATGAGACTGCCTCTTCGAGCTGGAAGAACAGACAACAATATTACCGAACACTAATTATATCCCAGCAAATAAAGTTTGAGATATCGCCAAGTCCGTCTATCCGTGCAAATGTGCCCAAaccacaacttttaaaaatacaccgtaAGCTCATTCTTCACATAAAGATTATTAATGACCATAACATGAATATTCTTGATGTAAGGTCATTTGCACCATTTCTAAAggtctaaaaattaaaaatttattagAGTCTTAATATATCTTACTaatggcatttttttttaattaatgctgattaaaagtttccatatgatcaaagaatatgtcctggccttgacccatggtcacattgtcaagttcactttttagaaaatacaaaccctgtcctggccatatcaagtaacgaaaaaacatttagatttcatacttacaacagattttcaAGTTAACtcaggctgcattaggacctgacccaaggacacatggtcaagttcaaggtttttatgccatacagctccgacggaagacctctcgttgctttgcaacgagctttgctctagttcaatatattattgtaaaattccaattttacattattataattattcatacattttaaaaatacattaggGCGATGCTTTACGCCAGCAAACTTCATTGGAAATGTATGTGAACATAATCAATTCTATTGTTTGTGCCTTCCAAATTACACGCTTCGTGAAGTTTGCTGGTGTAGGTGTAATTAAAATCGCATGgagaaaataaatttatgaggtcattaaatattttactgCTTTTATTTCAGATATTTATTAGATCAAAGAAACTAATAATATTTCTGGTCTTTCATGGGGGGAGAATCTACTCATTTCATGTTCGAAGTAAATCGAACGAGTATTAAAATCAATCTCCTAGTTCTTCCAAATTACAGGTTACAAATCTGTTCACTTCTATGACATATGCTTAGAAAATGACTAAATTAgcaaaatgtatatattagacAAGGATGGATCCTGAAATTGgagtaagggggggggggcaactttACGAGACAAGGGTTCGGGAGTGgccttttttaaaagtaggtatTTCctccctcctgtgacgtcataagattttgcaaagtcaatgatttaataagatttatgcatgacagaaacatgaattttgttggagtcttttttcaatagttattgtaaataatcttgttaaccataaaatatttcaaaattctattataagttatatatgaataatcaattatatatttcaaaacattcaatccaagggaaataactctgttttcattaaactaATTGTCAAGTCCactatgcgatagatttcctttatttttcaccaacattttgtatatatatacatatttttaagaaacagtttcatgaaattgttacgAATACTATCATATCGTttcaaccagtttttgtgaaattttcggataatgctgtttaaagaaaattgcaattttctgacgttgataataGGTATATTGTGCTAATTTATAAAAAATTTATTGATACCGCAACATATTTGTTTTATCAGTTTTATTTCTTActatgatatattatttgaagaatcaacactCAAATATGAGATTAATTGAACCTGtaattctagaagggtggaATGACCTTATGCTGGATTTTATACTTTTCATAGGGTTTGAGATATGTCTgatatgtagtcatttttactattttctgtcacttttaatgaggtgaaattaataaaatgacataaattttaagtttttcgGGGGGAAGGGGTTAGAATATATAAGTTCTGCCAGTAAAAGtaacaatgaataaaaaaatcttgtcatttatttgagagtaaaattaaaaattgttgctccttttatcaattattttttcttaaaaagaGACCGTGATTTATATTGAGCTCCCTTCCCCATAAATCCACCACTTTTACTAACCCACACTGTATCTAGCGATTGTGCCCCTTGACTAGCTCTTTGATAAAGGAGGTATATAGAGACGAGCGGGAATGGCGTTCTCAGTCGATTGTAGACCCAGATTGTtgttgtaaatatgaaatgaaagtatTTTTTATAGGAAAAAGTTAAACGAAAATGGCATTTCCTCTAGGGACTGGCACTACACCGTTTGGTGCAACTAACACATCGTCATCAACGCCATCATTTGGTTTTGGAACGCCAATACAGTCATCAGGTAATAGATTATAGAAAAACGTGTTATCTACTTCTAAGTCTTAGATGTTCGTCATTTTCTAATGGGAAACATACTGAACACCAAGCAGTTCACTTAAGAAAAGCTGATACATTCTTCTGTCTCATGTTTTCTTGATCTAACTGGTTATTCGGTCTTACGCAGGTACTTGCTGATCAGTGGAATTTCCCTTTGCTATATTTAGTATTTAGTGCCTAAATAGATATGTGGAAGCTTTTGCCAATTCTTTTGCATTTCCTTTTGTTAAATTATTagaattttaatgtttacagAATCAAGTTGATTCAGAGATAACAACAGATAATTATAATGTATTGGAATAATTTGTAGACATatatgtagctgcagaactgtagctctctgaaaaaatattttgacataacagagagctacagagccaccccttataaaaaccttcgatttacggcgcacgaaaagctgcgcacggttgagaccttatatcgttgtattcttgagttactgtctcataaatttaatatcaaaaaattcttaacatattttcctactatacttgtgtctaaacataccttcaaatattcattaaagccccacacgacctgaaaactcccagcttcaaatgatttcgtttgttgacgtagccatgttaggtagccgggtcagttcgtaccctgttgttgttagtatatattcataaaattcgttatatgttatgtattcgctcttcatttattatcaatacgaataatctatagaaattaaaaaaataaagtttttctaaaggtaaaataagctcttgattcatgaaaatgctactaaagtccttaacactcgtgtggcagggatggagaccgcaccagactaatgaaagccgcattgctgtgagtttagctatttgaataattattatttaaaggcactgggatgatatattatttaaaatatttagctaaaatatttgtggggatattagttcacatctagacgttattgtgcaagtatggaaattaaccaggattcgaattgacccggctacctaacatgacTACGTCAataaacgaaatcatttgaagctgggagttttcaggtcgtatggggctttaatgaatatttgaaggtgtgtttagacacaagtatagtaggaaaatatgttaagaattttttgatattaaatatatgaaacagcaactcaagaatacaacgatataaggcctcaaccgtgcgcaacTTTTTGtgtgccgtaaatcgaaggtttttataaggggtggctctgtagctctctgttatgtcaaaatattttttcagagagctacagttctgcagctaacatATATGAAGCATAAGAACTTCAAGGGGAAGAAgcttttctttttcatcatCTAATGAGAAAATGTGGACATTTGTAATATTCATTTCTTGAATGTAATCAAAAGAACATGATTAGTTATGGTTTGTGTTGTGAATTTGCATActtgattttgttgttgttgctatTTAATGTATTATTATTTGTGTACTTGTTACATATAAACAACCTCACCAACTGCTAGGGATGATGTTATCTTGTGCAACTTTATATTCATTGTTCTTTAGTTGGTTGGTTATGTTAAACATCTCacctaaaaaaaattcattcatgtggagacatcaccattgctggtgaagggctgcaaaatttagacctatgctcagcACTTAAGGCTttttagcagggagggatttttattgtgccacacctgctgtgatataAGGCCTCAGATTTTGCAGTCTCAcctgaaggaccaccccatttagttgcctcttatgcaggctcttacgacaagcacggggtactgaggaccaattctaacccggatccccacgggttcTTTAGATTGAAATCATCATATTGGTTGAAAATGTCTGTAAATGCAGTGAAGTTTTGGAATAGTGCAATAACATTTATCGACTCTTGCAGGTAGGTACATTCTTTGAAGGTCAGAGGTAAAACATTTGCTGTTTTCACCGAACACCCTAATGACGGAAGGCGTAATTTTTAAAGAAGTTTAGTAATAGCAGGTTCGGTTCCAGAAGGAGACGAAATTACcggaaaattatatattttctgataaaaaaaattttgggGTCGGAGTAAAAATATAGGTTCGATTGGGTGACCGTAAACACACATACTTTTTTTGGCCTAATCGAACATGATCAATCAttataaagatacatgtacttcagaGGCAGAATCAAAGATATTTTGGCAACAATTGATTATCAGCGATAATCAGAACATCACTTGATCATCAAAATtgcaattctgaattattgtacCATTTTAGGTGCTTTTGGAACACAGCCTAAAACTACAGCTTCCACTGGCTTTACATTTGGTGCTCCAGTTGCCTCCACCACATCAGGTTTCTCATTTGGTGGAGCCCCAGCATCAAGTGCCTCCACAGGATTCTCTTTCGGTGGAGCACCTGCTTCAACTGCCTCTTCTGGCTTCTCATTTGGAGGGACAAGTACAGGAACAGGCACATCTGCATTTGCAGGAGGGACAGCTTTCCCGGTATGTATTATTTCATTGTCTCTGTAAAGTAAACTAATGAACAATTCAAGTCTGAAGATAATGAAAAATTGGTAAAAAAGGGGCAACTCTACAAAATGACAATAGGTGTTTAGACTCATCAGATTTTGGATTGCCTGCTAAGCAGTCAGGTGAAGaatataagactctcttatgagtagccatgaaatataaggtgattccacccgagggttgcaaaaaagctgtgaaacccgaggctttgccgagggttttaccgcttttttgcaaccccgagggtggaatcaccttaatatttcatggcaactcataagagagtatttttctctcatatttctagagttttccattttccttgtgcctagcgacgccattttgagaattttccaattaattaatttttcgctgtacattaaaaataacaccagaatcgaattctacgacctttATTTTGTCAACTACGTTAccgacaaaaaatcggccgacgagtgtataagtgaattgtattagagttatttctctttgaataaatcgatgcgtgacgtaactcgacagtccatcagcgcgaaacattttgacagacctaatcagaaaatgaatccacaactgcacgttttttttcttagaggagcattgatattgatattaattgagcagttatttaatgacgaatgtgtgaagagagattccaagtggtttttgttggtgaatatgtccatgggcatggctagactttcgtttttcacgcgtgcaaggactcgagtctcatagacattgaaggcacttatttcacctgagacacggacagtagacgttgacagagtgaatgtggaggtaggcctagaagtaatagaccgtgtgggctgggtttctgtgaactggcataatgcaccggatgacataggtgtatgaggaatttgtgactgttgttgagtgtgcagtaattgttcaaggaatgtgtatttttgtgtccggtcacatacacctggagattatcagggacattacaatctgtcattttttgtacaagagctttgcagacgctagtgtttgtcaatcgaggcgaggtaagttgcaagctagttgtgtattgattatgacgtcacgggatatgtaagataaacgtcacgtgatatgaaagatagaaatattttgcatacctttctttcatagaatatctgtatcttacatacgtagatatgagagaataTGAGGTTCTTCTGACATGTTTGAATTGCCAAAAAAAACCAAGATCAACAAAACTtaatgaaagtacatgtaatcatgttgtctttttttttttctgtggcTACGTTATGTCGATATGTGTAAAAGAAATTTGATTTACGTGTACTACTACTCAACCTAAATCTTTCACAAatcataaatatttaaataacatgAATTTAATGGGAATGAAAATTAACTAACTTGTGAAATTAACCATTAAATTTGTGAAAATTAAATCACTtgtgaaaatattgatttcgtattttttttaaaaatgcattataaGATGCTGGTGTAGGGAAATTGTGCAACAATTCTAGGTATGCGAAATTTACACCTAGTATGTAATACCTCAGCTGATTCAATCGACCATCGATGTACATTTGTTTTGATGATATCAATTGGTAGACACACCAAAATTTCAAGACAATGAGGATTTAGCATATATAACCACATTTCATCATCTTGAAGGTCCATTGGTAATGGCCAAGAGTGATTGGTGTGACTGTTTTAATAATTGTATTTTAGTTCTGTACAATAAATCTCAGACATGCAGgatcaaatgtacatgtatgtacacattCATTTGTTTCATCTGAAGTTGAATACACCCACTTTACTGAAAcgtaaaatttcttttaaacagAAAAACACCCTAATCCCAAAAAACAAATATCTCCTTTGTTAAGGTGATGACTAATTAACAGTTTCACTGATCACATGCCTTTGACAGTATATCAGGACCTACACTGTATgataatgaaatttgaaaacagGGTGGCAGGTGGCGATGTATGAATTTGATGTTATGATGGGACATTTATGTAGCTGGAAAAGTGTCCCTGACAAAACATGGTGGCATAGACTTTAGCGGAAGTGGTGATGAATATTAATTATATCTATATGTTTTATAGATGTTTTTTGTTCTCTTTATTCAGAGCTTTGGATCAAACCTTGGTGGAACAAGCAGCAGCATTCCAGGCCAACCATCATTTGGCTTTGGGCTTGGAAGTAGGTATTCTTTTTGTTATAAATGAGAAAATGCTAACAATTATGGAATGACATGGAATATTGTGGTCAATGGACTAGTTTTGtagaaaaaattctttaaaaaagaatggAATTTCTCCTCATACAATGTATGTTTTCTAATTCTCATTCAACTTGACAACCCAAAAATAAAGTTcgaggtatttttttttttttggaaaaacttTATATTGTTTGAATCTTGATCCTGTTcacatcacattattttatgaTTGTCAACTTTGGTTCAAATGCAATTTCTTATGAATTTGAAGCACAGCAGACCAATCCCCTTCAACCCCAACAGACACAACAGGTTTCTTCAAACTTAGAAAACATCACCACAGCGGTTACTCTTCCACAGATTTATGGCGATGAAAGGGATGCCATTATTGCTAAATGGAATCAGCTACAGGCTGCATGGGGCACAGGAAAGGGGATTTACAGTCAACATGGCAGCGTGGAATTTACCCCAGAAAATCCCTATTGCAGATTCAAAGTAGGATTGTTTTCATAGTGATGAATTGTCACagtatatacaaaatgtgtCTGTGTGCACTGACTGTCATGGACTGCATTCGTAAAAGATATGGCAAGCAACGAGACATGGAATGATAATTTTGTCTATATTGATTTGTTGAAACTATAAACTTGTCTTTACTTATTGTGCATTAGTTTCATACAGTTCATTACTGTATTTACCTAGGCTGTGGGGTATAATAGACTGCCCAAAACAAAGAATGAAGATGGACTGGTGTCGTTGTTTATAAGGAACCCTGAAGCAGATGTTAGATCTCACCAGCAGCAGATTGTCGACACGCTGTTTGGAATCTTTGGCAGCAAACCTCAACTATCTGTTTGTGTAGAAGGGATAAAGAAACTCCCAGATAACATGTAAGGAAATCTTCAGTTCATGTGG is part of the Ostrea edulis chromosome 2, xbOstEdul1.1, whole genome shotgun sequence genome and harbors:
- the LOC125680603 gene encoding nuclear pore complex protein Nup54-like, which gives rise to MAFPLGTGTTPFGATNTSSSTPSFGFGTPIQSSGAFGTQPKTTASTGFTFGAPVASTTSGFSFGGAPASSASTGFSFGGAPASTASSGFSFGGTSTGTGTSAFAGGTAFPSFGSNLGGTSSSIPGQPSFGFGLGTQQTNPLQPQQTQQVSSNLENITTAVTLPQIYGDERDAIIAKWNQLQAAWGTGKGIYSQHGSVEFTPENPYCRFKAVGYNRLPKTKNEDGLVSLFIRNPEADVRSHQQQIVDTLFGIFGSKPQLSVCVEGIKKLPDNMTEFAIYILERPATGPARRIPANETCNFLNGQVTQLKSKLLVENVIPKMGFTEQALKEYLETPPAGIHPFLWEQAKLDNPDPDSLIPAPMIGFKALHQRLKHQEQQTQAHQQRLDLIAEDLESLQQRQVNMLAKLEEYKRKHIQLSHRLLQVVVKQEISRKMGYSIQAEEEQLRVQLEKTQLELNHPTQFKGRLNELMSQIRMQNHLAGTRADISYQMDPGLQQEIKQLLKQQQDGLKHLVDIIKDDSQDVQLMEQNLDASSFSRR